The window AGCTTTAGCACCTAATGTGACCAGGGTCGGAATTTTTGTCCCTTCTGTCTTTAGAtagatatttattttacataGGGATTTGGTGTTATTACTTATTTGTTGACCTAAGAGGATGTTCTTATATTGAATAAATCTTAGCTTCCCTTCTTTCTCATGCTTTATATCATATCAAACAAGAAGTGTTCATGAGAAGTCACAATTGCCTCAAAATCCTGATATTTTAAGTCAAACTAAACATCTGAGTACCTGCTGACGTAATTTTGAGAAACTTGAGTATACAAATTATTCTTTTTAAGCAAGAATGTacaaattcaattaaaaaaatttgaaggtagGGAGATGCCCACTCTTCCTCTACCATTTTCCCGATGAGGAACACATTCTTTCGTGATTTCTGCAGGCTCCAACTGCAAGATTTGCAGGGTTTTCGAAGCTCACCACTTGGCACTATTAACATTACCGCAAAACAATGTGTGCATGTGATATGTGCACACCAAAACAAAATAAGAGAATCTCGGCTAATTGAGGAAAAACGAGGGATATCAATCGCAAGATTTTCGACAAAATCCATATGAAACCACTTTACCTTTTAAGGTTTTGCGTCGAAAAAATGATCGTACATCAACTCTCTTGAAATGCTACGGCAGTGCGTTGTGATATCATGATCCATACTGCCCCCTTTTTTCCAATTGACTGTTAGATATGGCTTGCTTACCCTTGTTACACTTAGCAGGCGTCAATGGTTCGTTGATGCCAGAATTCATTTTTTTGTCTTATAGGAAAATTAAGTTGCATGGATCACAAAATAAGCACAAGCACTCCAGACGTCCCAAGAAATTTAGGATATTAGATGTACCGAGTATCACGAAATCAGATTAGACAGTGGGTTACAATATGCACTccaagccaaaaaaaaaaaaatgaaagatgcTTAGGATGCAACAACCATATTCATGAAGAAAATTCCAATAAAAAACTTTATGAAAATCAATCTTAGCTTGTACTTGATCAATGATGACCAATGTGGCTGCAGTGAAATCTCACCCATAATATGTCATGTTCTTCTGAAAAAGAGCATTATACACCCCAGCTCCCGAACTAGGACCTCGTCGCCAATGCTAACACGAGGTGTTGGAAAATGGAAATCAGCATGAGATCGGTGGAATGGACATGATTCAGCAGGTGGGTAGCACCCATCTGCTGCCCATATTGATCAGTTCCATGTGGCAAAACATGGACAGTGGATGTTGGCCTTTGAGTAGTACCCGAAGACCAACGTCGAGTTTTCCAGTAGAAGAAAATTTCTGCATTCACTTGATCGAAGTCATCTCACCATTTTTAGTACAGTAGAGTTTCGTTTGTTATTTCAGTTAAGCAAGTCATGGAAAAAAAACATGTGCATCAGATACTTTAACTAAAATACCCGGCACTTAGTCTtttgtacataaaatatttttctacttCGAGAAAATTAAATTCTTCTTCGCTGAGCAAGTTTTCtttcataaatttaaataatttggtatgtatttttttacacaAGCATTGAAATCAACCAATCAATTTATGGAACTTTTATTGATGAAATCTCGAGGATTTCTAACAAAACACATGGAATTATACAATAAAAACGTTCAAATGGGAAAAGAATTAACAAGTATACAAGCCTCTACGTATGGATTGGAGGATTTGGATTTGAAGGTACTTGAATTGAGGATTTGAAATGACTCGTTTTAGGGTGATTTTGAAATCCACCTAATGACTAAAAAAACAAgtatttgatatttgaaattcattatcaaGTGATTTTGTCAATCCAACTAATGGATTTGCTATTATGTATTTGAAATTGCTAACCTCAAATCCATCCATCCAAATTCAACCTTAAAGTTTCTAAACCACGCTGTGATTTTCGAGCAAAGGCCTTCTAGACGCGTCCTCTGAACCTCTGAAGTAATAGAAGTACAACACTAGCTGTATTGCCCCCAGAACTGCTCCTGCCCCATTAGGAACCTGGTTTTAACAGAGCAGGCAACAGAAAAACACAAATAAATGACGATTCTCAATAAAGTTAATTGCCAGAAGCATTAGGGGAAGATCCCTGAATTCAAGAAGAAATGGCAAGGTGGGACTGGGACATTAACTCCTGATTCAGGGGGGAAAGGGGACAAACTCGTAGTTTTggaaaaatcatacacaaaatGTTGGAAAAAAGTTTATTTAAGGTGACGATCTCTCTCAAGCTCCATAATGGATTTATCCCTGAGTAGTATGCTAACTGAGAAGCCAGGGAAGCGAACCACTTAATGTTTTCGAAATTGTACGAGCTGAGTAGTTCCCTTGTAGAATTTTTAAGGTCCATCTTGGCAAAGATTATAAAAAAACTCGTGAAGCAACCAAAGTGGTAGAAATAAGCTTTCCTATCATACCCTTCAGCCGATGAACTTGTACAGGAATGTAGCCATTTGAAAGATCAGGTCAGAATCTTACATAGATGAATGGATCATGCTTTAACAATCCATAAGCAAAGAAAGAAATGCTCATCAAGAACGTTGCAAGAGAGAGATAAAACGGCATATATTCGACGCTTCTTGTCCTAATCACCAGATTCTACATAGAACATACAAGTCAACAAATTAGAACATAAGGAAAAAAACCAGTTAAATCAAGTACTGCAGGTCTTTAGTTCTGTGGTGAACTTACTATTATGAAAAGAGGCGAAGCAAACATGGATATGAGAGAAAAGACGGACAAATATCCAACAAAAAGCTGTCGATTAGGCGGTTCAAAAACCCATATACTCAACAAAGCTATGATCCCAAATACAGAAAAAACAGCGAGCAACAATCCCAGCATCTTCACCTGTGAAAATTACAGCCTCGGGTCAAAGGATCGATCAAAATACATTGAAGGGTAATGAATATTACAGGTTCGAAATTAAAAAACCACCTtattttctttgtgtgcaaATATAATGAAAATGGAGACATAGGTCAACTGAAAAAGAGCTCCAACCGAATTGACAGTGGCTATTAAGATTATGCCCGAGGATACAATAGGCATGCCATACCAGAGGCATATCAAGCAGTTTAACAGGGCATAGATGTAAGGCAATCCCGAAAATTCTTCCGTCGATCGGTTTTTGATGATTCTTCTGAATGTTGGTctgataaaatataaatcaaataaatgtaTCGATCACAGAAGAACAAATTTGGTTTAGCGAAAGAAGAAGGGAGCGCACTTACATGGGCGACACAAACAGCACAAAAGCAAGGAGGTTCCCTGTAAAGATATGCAAATATTGAGCGATCACTCGATTTAGCCAAAGATCCAATGGTACAAGAAGTTGAAACGCATTTCCCAGTCGACTACTAAATTACGGTGTTGTAAAATGGCAACAAAAGCTTCGCAAAGCCAAGTATTTCTGGCTACATGTATCGCTTTTGAGTTTTACATAAAATTGAGATAAATATTCCAAATAAAGACACGATAATTTTCCAACACATTTTCACGGATTCAATCAAGATTTCGAGAACATAACCGAAAAATCAGGAAAACCCATCAGCAAAAGCACACTGGAAAGCATTTGAATGAATTAAAGCAGTAACCTGCAACTCCAGCTGCATCGCTGCAAACTGAGTAAGCCGATGACAATTCCCCTTCAGACATGAGTTACTCAATCTCAAAGAACTTCAAAAAGAATTCCTCTGCTCTAAAAGTCAACAATCCTTCAACAAATCAGGCTCAATCATTCCAATCGTCGTTGATTcttgattataattttaaaaacgtgCTGCAAAGTATTTGAAAGAGAGTATACATTGATTGACATGTGGGTTACGTGTAAAACAATTTGTTTATAAATCTAATTTGGAGGGTGGTGCATATCCAGACAGGCCAGCAAAGATTATCTGTCCCATACGTGAAGTGGAGGAGACACTGTCGGCTGACCGTAATTGTGTTATTGATAGTCATCAAATACGAGTGGGTTTGATGTCGCATGGATTTTACttttttaattactaattttCACATGGATTTTAGACATtactattttgaataatatttaatttaacactatatatatatatattaaaaatacatataaatattttgttgaatgttcatttatataaatttactattttatctaaataaattaaaataaataaaatttaaaagtatttattttaaattgaacacGATTATTTTTGTAATCATAATActtgttttaatttcaaaatatacgAAGAATAATAGAGTACACTTTTCATGATTTGaaattctcaatttttttttatccaaataacaTATTTCTAATTCATGAATTTAAAATCCACTTAAAATTATATGTTCatctaaacaaaaaatttaataaaagtcTGAAATCCAAATCACTTCATCCAAACACAACctataataattataaagtgAAATAccataaatttaaatacttatGCATGCTACATAATTTTGCAACTTATAAATTATGTTTTCGTTCGTACAAGtagttataaaatatttttatgaattttacaaaattttataaaaagttTTGAAAGTTGTTTTAATAACAAATATGCGTTTgaacaattattttatatatttttttattttttatattaaaaaacaatATGCTTTAATTTccataattgtttttatttttaaaaataataaaaaaaacacttcTCAATTGTTCTATAAAAACTGAACTtgaataacatttttttaaaaatatttttcaaaaacgtTTTAACAAAATCTTATTCAAATACGTACTTTAAATCTTGTTCAGTTAcaaaatactaattttttttttgaaatagtTTTTCCAAACAAAAACTAAGTATTGTAGTTACTTTTATTTGAGTTAAAATttgcaataaataaattttccatcagtaataataaaatagaaattaaaaatcaaataaaatatttcaacttctaataaaaatcatatcaaaatttattatataatttttttatattaatctaatcagtttggacttaaaacGGTGAATACCGGAAAATCGATACAAACTAGGCGTCTTGGTTTGGTTTTACTGTTTGATTCGAAAGACCCGAGAATTGAGAGACTCCATCTTATGCATTTCCCAAATTCTCCCTTAACAATCTGTGAAATTACTACGATGCACGACCGTCACTACCAATTCCAAATTTCGTTAGTCTTCCCGCCAATGACCATATTCCCTCCTCTTCTCTCCTAATTGTAGATGTCGAGGTCCCCGATAAGAATTCCAAGATTTTGGCGCCAGCATTCCAAGATTAGGGTTTCGGTTCTCTCAAGAAGCCCGACTTTGTTTTACCAAGGCCCAGAAAGATCCTTTTCGATTTTCTTGAATATAATCAGGAGATGAATTTGAGAAGACCGGGGCAACCCGATTCTTGGCTCTAGAATTCCAAGATTAGGGTCTCTGTTCTCTCAAGAAACCCGACTCAGTTTTGCTGGAACCAAGAAAGAAGAACTCTTTTCAGTTTTCTTGAATAACCAGGGTCTGAATATGGGGATACAAGGGCTGTTGCCCCTGTTAAAATCGATAATGATGCCGATTCACGTAAAAGAACTGGAGGGATGTTTTGTTGCCGTCGACACGTATTCTTGGCTCCACAAGGGTGCCCTTTCTTGCAGCACTGACCTCTGCAAAGGTCGATCCACCTCCAAGTAAACCCCTTGCCATTGCCTATTTGGTTTTAGCAGTTCGTGTAATTTATACTTCCGTGGTTTTGGATTCAAATTTTGGCCAAGATtcttagttatttatttatttattcaagatTCTTAGTTTTCGTGTAAAGTAACATGGTTGTCTGTCAATTCAtcatttggtaaaaaaaaattgcggGTTACcagttgtttttaatttctataCTTCATTTTGACGAAGTAAAGTTTGAAAAAGAACATAACGCTGCTTCAATCTCTGCTTTCAGGCACATTGATTACTGCATGCATAGAGTGAATATGTTACGTCATTATGGAGTTAAGCCAATCCTCGTATTTGATGGGGGTCATTTACCAATGAAGAGTGATCAAGAGATCAAAAGGGCAAGGTATTATATTTTTGCCATATTTACCTTCGTTTAGTGCATCGGAAGTATGTCTTTTCAATATTTTCCTTACACCACACAGCGTTTGCAATGCATGATTCACATTCTTCCAAATGGTCATATTTAAGGCAAACCATTGGCGGGCAGACTCAGTTTCAGCTGGCGGAATTTCATTCTTTAATCCTTTTTGGTTAATTAGAGTTACTTATGCGAGTGTGTTTGGCTTATATGAATTTCTGCTTACCACTCGTGCTGCAGAGTCAGGTTGTTAGCTTGTTTATTATGGGCTTTTGGAAATACCGCTTTAATTTTCGTTATTAAAGATATGAACATACATGATGTTTGGCCCTTCCTGTGATTTTTGTACCCTTTGACCTCAATTGATGATTTAATTCGGGAATGAAGATGCTTGCTGGCATTCCTCAATTGATGATTTAATTCAGGAATAGATACAACAATTAAATGTTATCCCCACTGATTGCGTAGGTTATATTTGTAGATCTAGGAAGGAAAACCTAGCTCGTGCCATGGAGCATGAGTCAAATGGAAATCTGAGCGCTGCTTATGAATGCTACCAGAAGGCTGTTGATATATCGCCTTCAGTTGCCCATGATCTCATCCAGGTAGGATATGGTAATGACGGCAAAATCATTTAATTGAGTGTCTGAAGATGACATGATAAGCTATATGAATAAGGTTAAAGGCTTCATTagttcttgaagttttgtggCAACAAAAGATGtgcttttattaatttgtttccaACAGGTTTTAAAAGAGAACAATGTGGCTTATGTtgtggctccctatgaggcagaTGCCCAAATGACGTTTCTAGCACTCAGCAAGCAGGTTGAGGCAGTTATAACCGAAGACTCAGACTTAATAGCGTTTGGTTGTCCCAGAGTGAGTTTACCGAATTTACTTGTAACATCTCATATTTCAAAGATAAAGATGAGATATGAAGTCATCCTTTCAGTAACCATTTTTCACTTGAAATATTTAACAGTGAAGTTATTTGTACTTGCAGATAATATACAAAATGGATAAATTTGGTCATGGTGTTGAGTTCAAGAATACCTTGCTAGGACAAAACAAAGAACTAGATTTAAGGGGATTCACCCAAGTGATGCTACTTGAGATGTGCATTTTAAGTGGTTGTGACTATTTGCAGTCTCTGCCTGGAATGGGTCTTAAAAAAGCTCACATGTTGATGAAGAGGTTTAAGTGTCATGAAAAGGTAATTAACATTATTTTTGGGGTATCATTTCAGATTATTCTCATTGAATTTTAGTGGATTaatgatttgtttttgttgcAGGTAATCAAGCACTTGAAGTACAATTGTGTTGAGGTAACTTCTCTTTA of the Primulina huaijiensis isolate GDHJ02 chromosome 1, ASM1229523v2, whole genome shotgun sequence genome contains:
- the LOC140979194 gene encoding bidirectional sugar transporter SWEET2a-like, which produces MSEGELSSAYSVCSDAAGVAGNLLAFVLFVSPIPTFRRIIKNRSTEEFSGLPYIYALLNCLICLWYGMPIVSSGIILIATVNSVGALFQLTYVSIFIIFAHKENKVKMLGLLLAVFSVFGIIALLSIWVFEPPNRQLFVGYLSVFSLISMFASPLFIINLVIRTRSVEYMPFYLSLATFLMSISFFAYGLLKHDPFIYVPNGAGAVLGAIQLVLYFYYFRGSEDASRRPLLENHSVV